GGCGCGGCGCTGCAGAAAGGCCATCGAGGCCTCCATGTCGTCGAACAGCAGGCGGCCGGGCCGCAGCGGCTGGTCCAGCGGCAGGGTGAAGTCGTCCCAATGAATCGGGATGACGCGCTTGGCCTGGGTCAGCTGCACGGTCTCGCGCCAGTAGTCGGCGCGGTAGGCCTCGTCCTTGCCGCCCAGGCCGCCAATGCCCAGGTAGACCACCTCGGCCTGCAGGCCGCGCAGGCGCTCGGGCACGAAGCCGGCGCTGCCCGCGATCAGCAGGCTGCGCCCCTCATGCTTTACCAGCAGTTGGTAGCTGCCGCCCTCGCGGTAGGCATCGGCGCGCACCGGCGGGCGCAGCGGCTCGGTGATCTCGCCCATCGCCAGCGGGTGCGGGAAATGGCGCGAGCGCAGCACCGTGATCTCGAAGCGGCCATAGCGCAAGACCTGGCCATCCTGCAGCAGCTGCATGCGCTCGGGGGCCAGGCCCCAACCGCGTGCGATCTGGGCGGTGGATGCCGAGCCCAGCAGCATCGCGCCGGTGCGTTGCGCCACCTCGGGCGAGTCCATCGCATGGTCGTAGTGCGAGTGCAGGGCGATCACCGCATCCAGCTTGGCGATGCCGGCGCGCTGCAGGCTGCGCGCGATCAGGGCGCGGTCCGGCGCGATCTTGCCGAGCAGCACCTCGCGGCCGGCCGGGCGGGTGAAGAAGCCATCGGTCAGCAGCGCCGTCTCGCCATCGCTGAGCAGCAGGCTGGACACCCCCAGGAAGGTGACGCGAAGCTCACCCGCGGGCTGGGGCGCAGCCGCCGCCGGCAGGGCCAGCGGCAGATAGGGTTCGAGGCTGGGGCGCGCCTGGAAGCGCCAGACCAGCCAGGCCAGGCCCAGCAGCAGGGCCAGCAAGAGCAGCAGCGCGACGCGCTTGACGATGGACATGCGGGTTCCTCGTGCGCCCCGAAGCGGGCGGACGCGAGCCTAGCACTAACTCCCCGTCTGCTGCTCCCTGAGCTTGCGATACAGGGTGTTGCGGCTGATGCCCAGGCGCCGCGCGGCCTCGGACAGATTGCCCTCGCAGGCCTCCACAGTCTGCCGCACGCTCAGGCGCGCCTGCTCGCGCAGCCCGCCGGGCGCCTCGTCCGCCCGGGGGTCAGGGCTTGCCTGGCGCAGCGCGCGGGCCAGATCGTTGGGCAGATGGGGCCAGTCGATGTGCTGCTCATGCTCGTCCAGCAGCGCGCAGGCGGTGCGCAGCGCGTTGTGCAGCTGGCGCAGATTGCCGGGCCAGCGGTAGGCGCGCAACGCCGCCAGCAGCTCGGGCTGCACGGCCAGCGCGCGCCCGGGCTGCAGCTCGGCCAGCATGGCCGCGATCAGGGCCGGCAGGTCCTGGCGCTCGCGCAGCGGCGGCAGCTGCAGGGCCAGGCCGTTGAGGCGGTAATAGAGGTCGGCGCGGAAGCGGCCCTGCGCCACCTCCTCGGCCAGCTCGCGGTGGGTGGCGCAGACCAGGCGGAAGTCCACCGCCACCGGCGCGCCGCCGCCCAGCGGCAGCACCTCATGCTCCTGCAGCACGCGCAGCAGCCGGCCCTGCAGGGCCAGCGGCATGTCGCCGATCTCGTCCAGGAACAGGGTGCCGCCGGCGGCCTCGCGGATGCGCCCGGGTGCGCCCTCGCGCGCCGCGCCGGTGTAGGCGCCGGGCCGGTAGCCGAACAGCTCGGCCTCGATCAGCGCCTCGGGCAGGGCCGCGCAGTTCAGCGCCACCAGCGGCTGCTTGGCGCGCGCCGAGCTGGCATGCAGGGCGCGCACGAACAGCTCCTTGCCGACGCCGGACTCGCCCTGCAGCAGCAGGGCGATGGGCTTGTCCATCACGCGGCGCGCGCGCTCCAGCGCGCTGCGCAGGGCCGGGTCGCCGCTGTCCAGGCGGGCGAGCGCGTCCTGCGGCGCCGCGTGTGACGACGCGTGTGGCGCGCAGATCCGCGTGACCGCCACCAGGCTGCGCCCCGGCTCCAGGCGCAGCCACAGGGGGCTGCCATCGTGGCGGCGCACCGGGCGCGCGGCGGCGCTGGGGCGGCGGCACCAGTCGGCCAGGGTGGCGATGTCCAGCTGCAGCAGCTGCTCGATGCGGCAGGCGGAGATCGCCGTCCAGTCCAGGCCCAGCATCTGCAGGCCCGCGGCATTGGCGCCGCACAGCCAGCCGTCTTCCGAGAGCGCCAGCAGGCCCTCGGCGCAGGAGCCTATGCCCTCGGGCTGGGCATGCAGGCGCAGGCGCAGGCCGGCGCCATGGCGATGCTCGAACAGGCGCTGCTCGATCATGCCGGCCGCCGTGCGCACCAGCGCCAGGGTGTGGCGGTGCACGCTGCGCTGCTCGCCGGAGATGTCCAGCGCACCCAGCACGCGGCCGGCGGGGTCGAGGATGGGGGCGGCGGTGCAGGTGAGGAAGCCGTTGCGCTCCAGGTAATGCTCGGCGCCATGCACCACCACCGGCGCGGCATCGGCCAGGGCGGTGCCGATCGCATTCGTGCCGCGCCATTGCTCGTGCCAGCTGGCGCCGGGGCGCAGGGCCACGCGCTGGGCGCGGTCCAGGAAGGTGGCATCGCCCAGGGCCTGCAAGAGCATGCCCTCGGCATCGGCCAGTATCACCATGCTGTCGGTGTCCATCGTCTGCTTGACGAGGAACTCCATCACCGGCCGCGCATGCGCCACCAGCTCGCGCTGCTGCTCCAGCGCCCGCGTCAGCTGGGCCGCCGACGCATGCGGCGCGCCCGGCATGCGGCCCTCGGGCCTGAGGCCGAAGGCGCGGCTGCGCTGCCAGCTGTTCAGCAGCGCGGGGGCGATCAGCCCCTCGGCCACGCTGCCGGCATCCAGCAGCGTGCGCCGCGCCTGGCGCAAGCGCGCCGGCGCATGGTGCTTGTTGGGTAATGCCTGCATCTCGATTGTCTCCATCGGGTCTCTCAAGCAAGTGAAGGGCCGTTCCCGAACTTGCTTGACCCCCTCGGGGGGCCTGACGCAACGCGGCAGGTCTGGGGGCACTGTGTCGGACCTCGCCCGCGAGCCTAGCGGGACGCGCCGCGCTGGCAAGCGTTTCAGCAGATCCGCGCCGCCGGCTGTTCCGTTTCGTGACAGTTGTTCAGTCCCGCCGGCGCATTCGACACAGTCTGCGCGCCCCAACTGACCCCGGACTTGCGCCAAACAAGGCCGTTGCGGCGCAAACGCGGCCTGGCACGCGGCGTGCAATGAGGACCCCGAGCCCCCCAAAACAAGACGGCTCGCACACCCACCATCATCATCAAGCAGGAGACAAGCCATGCTGTACGCCAACCCCAACACCGCCGGCGCCAAGGTCGAGTTCAAGCCCCGCTACGACAACTTCATCGGCGGCAAGTTCGTGCCCCCGGTGAAGGGCCAGTACTTCGAGGTCATCACCCCTATCACCGGCAAGCCCTACACCCAGGCCGCACGCTCGGGCGCCGAGGACATCGAGCTGGCGCTGGACGCCGCCCATGCCGCCGCCGACGCCTGGGGCCGCACGCCCGCCGGCGAGCGCGCCAACATCCTGCTGAAGATCGCCGACCGTCTGGAGCTCAACCTCGAGAAGCTGGCCTATGCCGAGACGGTGGACAACGGCAAGCCGATGCGCGAGACGCTGAACGCCGACATCCCGCTGACGATCGACCATTTCCGCTACTTCGCCGGCTGCCTGCGCGCGCAGGAAGGCGCGCTGAGCGAGATCGACGAGCACACCATCGCCTATCACTTCCACGAGCCGCTCGGCGTGGTGGGCCAGATCATTCCCTGGAACTTCCCCATCCTGATGGCGGCCTGGAAGCTCGCACCGGCCATCGGCGCGGGCAACTGCGTGGTGCTCAAGCCGGCGGAATCGACGCCCATCAGCATCATGGTGATGGCCGAGCTGATCGCCGACCTGCTGCCGCCGGGCGTGCTCAACATCGTCAACGGCTTCGGCCGCGAGGCCGGCATGCCGCTGGCCGAGAGCAAGCGCATCGCCAAGATCGCCTTCACCGGCAGCACCGCCACCGGCCGCGTGATCGCCCAGGCGGCCGCCGGCAACCTGATCCCGGCCACGCTGGAGCTGGGCGGCAAGAGCCCCAATATCTTCTTCGAGGACATCGCCGACGCCGACGACGCCTTCTTCGACAAGGCCATCGAGGGCCTGGTGCTGTTCGCCTTCAACCAGGGCGAGGTCTGCACCTGCCCCTCGCGCGCGCTGATCCAGGAATCGATCTACGACAAGTTCATGGCGCGCGCGCTGGACCGCATCAAGGCCATCAAGCAGGGCAGCCCGCTGGATACCGACACCATGATGGGCGCGCAGGCCTCGGCCATGCAGATGGACAAGATCATGTCCTACCTCGAGCTCGGCAAGCAGGAGGGTGCGGAGTGCCTGATCGGCGGCGGCCGGGCCGAACTCGGCGGTGAGCTGGCCGGCGGCTATTACATCCAGCCCACGCTGTTCAAGGGCCACAACCAGATGCGCATCTTCCGCGAGGAAATCTTCGGTCCGGTGCTGGCGGTGACCACCTTCAAGACCGAGGCCGAGGCACTGCAGATCGCCAACGACACGCCCTATGGCCTGGGCGCCGGCGTGTGGAGCCGCGACGGCAGCCGCGCCTACCGCATGGGCCGCGCCATCAAGGCCGGCCGCGTCTGGACCAACTGCTACCACGCCTACCCTGCCCATGCCACCTTCGGCGGCTACAAGGAATCCGGCATCGGCCGCGAGACCCACAAGATGATGCTGGACCATTACCAGCAGACCAAGAACCTGCTGGTGAGCTATTCGCCGAACAAGCTGGGGTTCTTCTAAGGGAGACGGGAATACTAGGTTCAGCGAAGTCGTAAGGCTGCGGCGGACCTGTCCCTACCCTTCTAATCCCATGCCTTCTGAGGGCAGCGCGCATCTTGAAATGCGCGCACCGCCTGGCCTCCTATTTGCCGCGTCGACGGGTGACTACCTTCCCGCACCCGCTCGCCGTCACAGTTCATATTCAAGTTACCGCCCGGGAGCCTTTGCCCCCCCGGTTCCTGATAGGGTCTGCGCCACGGCATCTCATCTTGAGAACCAAGCAACACGCCTCCGCGAAGCGCCTGCTTGGTCCATTCCGTCTAGCTTCGCTCGCTGGTAATGCTGTCTCCGTCAACAAGCTAGCGTCAAACAGGAACCCCTGCCCACTCCCAAACCTCTTGCGCGAGGGGTACAGCGGAGTCGTGCGCAGCCACCCGAAAGCCCTGTTGCTCCAGACTCCAACTCTGCTCACCAAGAATGTTCTCAACCCTATCGAAGTCAATGGCGGGCATGCTGTCTTTGGCCGGCATCATGATGAATAGGCCAAGTTGTTGGTCCGACAGCTTCTTAAGCTTCGCGTATGTGGACAGGTCTCGCGATGCCCGCAAGAAGTTCAGCTCAATGGTGTTAGGTGTCTTGTATACCGCGGATATGACGTTTCCGGCCTTGCCCTCAGGCTCAAGGTTGAACTCAAGCCAGTGAGCCTCGCCAGTGTTCTGGTCCTTTACCGCACGCTCTGGCTCGGTTGCTATTCGCTCATAAGCTAAGCCAGCGATTCTCTTCAGTTCATCGTTAACCAAGCGACGGACTGCAGCATTGTCCAAGCTGACGAAGTCACGCGTTTTCCGCTCGTCCCGAGGAATGAATGGAACCACATCAAAGTAGAGCCGATTGATGACAGCATCAATCGACGCTCCAGACGTCGTCCACAGGTCACCGAGAAACACAGCGCCTGTTTCGAATGGAACATCCTTGAGGGCAACCTTACTCTTCTGAGCTCGAAGAAGACCGTGCTCAGCAGCGTCGACAAGCGCGCGGATTTCGGCCACATCGTCACGACCGTACAAGCACTCAAACTTGGCAAGGTCGTCTAGAAGACGAAAGCTGAAACTGCCATCCATGCTGGCCACCGCAACGCCCACTGTGAATTGCTGGCGGGCAAACGGGTCGGGCTGCAGTTCAATGGTTGCCCACGTACCCTCGAAGGCAGCCGTAGGCACCGCAGCAGCATGTTGCAGCAGATGAGCGTATGGATCCGAACCCGCAGACAAAAACATGCTGTTCATACGATGCGCCCCAGTTGATTGGCAAGCCAGTCTGGATGAGCACGCTGCCCTAAGAATTGGAGGATAGCAGTGGCGGCAGCAACACCCTGAGCAGGGTCACCGTGCATGGCACAAATAAATTGCTGCAACGCCGGAGATGCCTTTTGGTACGCAGCCTCGTGCAGCTTAGAGGCAAGCACCATTGAAACTTCAAACTTTGTGTAGCCTGCGGCCTTCAATACTGAACGCGCTTCATTTCTCAGGCTCTGGTGACCCACAGTGATGTTGGCAGCCCAAACCAGCGAGTACAAGATGAACTCGTTATCAATGGGGACGTATTCACCTCCCCTGGTACGCAGGAAGTTGCCGGAGTGTCGATCCTGGTTCTCAACCCACGCATCAAACGCGGCAATGCGTGGCACATCGGGATGTTGGAAAGCCTTGGCTTTGCGCAGCCGCGCCAACCACTGCCAACGAGAACTGATGTGTTTGCCCTGCACGGTGGAAGCGCAGAAAGCCAGCGTATGCGTGTAGCCGAGCCAGTGTTGGTCAAGCTTCATGTGCCGGCGCAGCTTCTGCACGGGCAGCATCAGTACCGCGGCGAACGCTGGCCTTGGCAAGTCCAACGCTGCCGCGACGGACCAGCCGATGGCTTCCGTGAAGGGCATTGAATTACCCTGAGGGGCCGCCTTAACAAAGCACTTGTGCTCTTTACCGTCAGGGCCCGCAATTAGCGCCTGATGTGTAGTCAGGTTCAAACCTAGCGACGCCGCTGGGCCACGAAACTCGCGCCAGGCAGTGTCAGGCAATATTGGAATCATTGGCTCCCCATGTGTTCGCTGTCTTTGTCGAGCATGGTAATCCGCCCGGTGCATGTCCGGACCCGAAAAAACACCGACCCACGGGCGCCCTACTTGGCTGCGTGCCCCGGGGTCAGGTCTGCAATCTGAAGAACTAACCCTCAAATTCAGCTCCTCACGAAACTGCGCAACGAGCAGATGTATCGCTGGCATGGCTCGTGTGCGCCGAGGCACTGACCGCGTAGTAGCAGCCTATTTCCCCACCCTGCCCCGCTCCCGCCGCTGCGCCGCCGGGAACACCACCTCCTGCGCCAGCCAATGCTTGAACTTCAGCGTGTCCGGGTCCTGGGCCTTGGCCAGCAGTTCGAGCAGGGCCTCGGCCTGGATGCGGGCGGGCTGGCTATTCTTTTCGCCCAGGTGCACGCCGTCGGGACGCAGCTGTTGCAGCGTCTGATCGGCGGGCAGGCCGTGGATGAGCTTGCGCACATCGCTGATGCGCAGCCAGCGGAACTGCGCCGCGTCGTCGGCAATGTCCAGCATCTGGCCGCGGTGCACGAAATGGCGGCCGCTCACATCGCGATAGACCACCTCGGTGGTCTTGTGGCGCGCCATGCCCAGCAGGTCCAGGATCGGCCTGGCCAGCGCCACGCCCAGCAGCGGCGCGCCTACCACCAAGCCCACCGGCCCCAGCCAGCGCCATTGCAGATAGATCACGGCCGCGCAGGCCAAGAGGCGCAGCGCGATAGTGAGCAGGAGTTGCCGCATTGCTTGAAGATCAATCTTCGATAGCAAAGCTCAGCTCGGCGCGCTCCTGCAGGCGCCGCACCAGGGCCATGCCCATGGCGGCGCCGGGCGTCCACACGCCACCGGGTGTCATGCCACGCGTGATGTCCTGCAACAGGCACAGGGCCGCCTCGCTGATGAGCTTGCAGGTCGATCCATAGCCCGGGTCGCCCTGCCCCTTGACGCGCGCGGCTAGGCGCCGGCCGTCGGCCGTCTCGCCATGGAAGACGATCTCGTAGCGGCCCTTGCGCTGCTGTTCGGGGCTGGGGCCCTCGCCCGGCTTGGGCAGCACGAAGCGGCGCAGCAGGGCGCGCGTGGGCGCAAAGCCCAGCAGCCGCTCCTGCAGCCAGGCCGAGCGCGCCAGCAGGCGTGCGCGGCGCTCGCCCTGGCGGCCCTTGCCGGTGAGCAGGCGCTCGTCGTAGCGGAAGTCCCGCCCCCAGGGGTGGCCGCGCAAGGCATTCGTGCGGTGCACGTTCTTGGTGTTGATGACGGCCATCACGAAGGGGCCCGACCAGGCCTGGGCCTGCTCGTCGAACGCGGCTTGCTCGCCATCGGGCTGGGCCGGGCCGCGAAAGCCCGGCGTCACCGCGGTGAGCGCAAACGGATCGGCCATCAGGCGCGCCTGCTCGGGGTCGCGCCCCATCGCCTCGTAGCTGGCCAGGGCGCTGGCAATGGTGCCGCCCGAGGCGCCGCCCTTCAGCACCAGCACGCGGCCGCCCACGCGCGTGAGCGGCTCGCCGTAGCGGCGCAGCGCCTCGTCCTGCAGGAACAGCACGCCCAGATCGAAGGGGATGGAGTCGAAGCCGCAGGAAAAGGTGATGCGCGCGCCGCTGCGCTCGGCCGGCCCCTGCAGCTGCGGGATCATGGTGGCCATCCAGCCGGGCTCGCCGCACAGGTCCACATAATCGGTGCCCACCTCGGCGCAGGCGCGCACCAGGGCCTCGCCATGGCGCTGGTAGGGGCCCACGGTGGTGATCACGACCCGGGCCCGCGCCACCAGCTGCTTGAGGGCCTGCGGGTCCGCCGCGTCGGCCACCAGCAGCGGCAGGGTGGCGGGCGCGCCGATCTGCGCGCGCACCTCGGCCAGCTTGGCGGCGCTGCGCCCGGCCATCGCCCAGCTCAGTTCGCCACCCACGCCGTAGCGCCGGTTCAGGTAGTCCGCCACCAGCCGGCCGGTGAAGCCGCTGGCACCGAAGACGATCAGGTCGTAATGCATCGCCTATGCTCGCACAAGGTTCTGCAGCTTTTGCAAGGTGGCCCAGTTGCGCGAGGTGCTGAGCGTGCCGGCCGCGCGCGTGAAGGCCTTGAGCATGGGGCTTTCCAGGATGCCGCTGCCGCAGCACAGATAGGCCCGCTTGTCTTGCACGGCCAGGCGATCCACGCCCCAATCCTGCTGCGCCAGTGGCAAGGCCGGTGTGAGCGCCTGCTCGGCAAATGCGATCAGGAAGCGCGAGGGTTCGTCCACCGCATCGGGCCAGGGGTTGCCGGCCAGGGCGGCGTCCAGCTCCGCGGCGGTGATCACCACCACGGCACAGTCCACGCCGAGCTGCGCGGCGATGGCCTGCTGCAGCTCTTGGCGCAGCGCCAGTGCGTCGCGGCGCGCCGACTCGAACACCAGATTGCCACTGTTCAGCAGGGTCGCCACCCGGCCATGGCCCAGGCCCTCGGCGAGGGCGCGCAGCTCGGCCATGGCGATGCGCTTGGCGCGGCCGACATTGATGCCGCGCAGCAGGGCGATGTAGCGGCTCATGCCTTCTCGAACCGCACTGAGGGCTTGTTGCGCACCACCACCGTGCCGGCCAGCTTGTCGTGCCAGCCCTGCTTGCGCGGGTCCAGGCCGACCCAGATCAGGCCCATGAACAGCGGAATGGCGGCGAGGTAATAGCCCAGGTAGCGCAGCAGCAGCTGGCCGGTGCTGGGCTTGCCGCCGCTGCGGGCATCGACGATGCGCGCACCGATCGCCAGCTTGCCGGGCGTGGCCTGGCGTGCCAGCCAGAACAGGATCACCGCCACCGCCGGCAGCACAAAGGAGAGCAGGAAGTCCGCCGGCCCCTGGACCAGGCTGGTGCCGCTCCAATAGGCCTTGCCATAGATGAGCTGCAGGGCCGGGTAGATCAGGGCGGCGATGATGGCGGTGTCGATCAGCGAGGCCCAGAGCCGCAGCCAGAAGCCAACGTATTCGAGTTCGGGCTGCTGAGCTTGGTTTTGCATGGATGACAAGGGCGCTGCGTGGCTGAGAAGCGCATTGTGGCCGCATGGTCGTGGCAGCAGGCAAAATCGATGCACCATGCAGCGCCGCCAATTGCTCACCCTCGCCAGCCTGCTGGCCACCGCCCTGCCCGGCCGGGCCCAGACCGCACCGGAGCCCGCCGAGCCCTGGCAGGAGCGGCCCGAGTTGCAGGCGCTGTTCGGCCAGCACAACACCGTGGGCACGCTGGTGGTGTTCGACACCGCCACGCGCCGCTGGCAGGTGGTGAACGCCGCGCGCGCCTACGAGCGCTTCATCCCGGCCTCCACCTTCAAGATCCCCAACACCCTGATTGCCCTGGACACCGGCGAGGCCATCGACGACCGCCACCCCTATGCCTGGGACGGCCAGCGCCGCTGGCTGGACGACTGGAACCGCGACCAGACGCTCACCAGCGCCTTCCGCGTCTCGGCCGTGTGGGTCTACCAGGACATCGCGCGCCATGTGGGCGCGGCACGCATGCAGCGCTATCTGCAGGCCATGCGCTACGGCAATGCGCGCATCGGCCCCCGGCTCGACAGCTTCTGGCTGGACGGCGATCTGCGCATCTCGGCGGTGGAGCAGGTGGAGTTCCTGCGCCGCCTGAATGAGGGCCGCTTGCCGCTTGCGGCGCGCACGCTGGAGCTGGGCAAGCGCGTGATGCTGCGCGAGCAGGCCAAGGATGGCGCCTGGCGGCTCTATGCCAAGACCGGCTGGGCCAATGACGTGAAGCCAGCGGTGGGCTGGTATGTGGGCTGGCTGGAGCGCGCGGACGGCACGGCCTGCAGTTTCGCGCTCAACCTCGAGATGCGCCGCGACGCGCTGGCCCCGCAGCGCGAGGCCATCGCCAGGGCCATGCTCAGGGAGCTGGGTCTGTTGGACTGAGCCCGCTCAGCCAGCGCACCGTGTCCTCGATCAGATGGCCCGAGATGCTGAAGCGCGGCGGCACGCCGGGCAGGGCATCGATGGGGAACCAGGCCGCCTCCTCGATCTCGCCCGGCTGCGGCACGATCTCGCCGCCCGCCCACTCGGCCGTGTAGGCCACCATCAGGCTGTGCGGGAAGGGCCAGCTCTGGCTGCCGTAGTAGCGCAGGTTCTTCACCTGCACGCCCACCTCCTCGGCCACCTCGCGGTGCAGGCATTGCTCCAGCGATTCGCCCGCCTCGACGAAACCGGCCAGCGCGCTGAAGTAACCGGGCTTGAACTGCGGGCCGCGCGCCAGCAGCAGCTCGGGCACGCGCCCGGCCGGGCGCCGCCACAGCAGCGCCATCATCGCGGGGCTGAGGCGCGGATAGGCCACCTGCGCGCAGGCCGGGCAGCGGCGCGCGCGCTCATGTGCCAGCCGCTCGGTGGGCGTGCCGCAGACGCCGCAGAAGGCGTGCGCGCGGTCCCACTCCAGCACCTGGGCGGCGCGGCCGGCCACCGCCATCAGGGGCTCGGGCAGGGCCATCATGGCGGCGCGCAGCGGCATGGGCTGGCGGTCTGCGGGCAGCTCTGCCAGGCGCAGGGTCCAGCAGTCCAGCCCATCCAGCCGGCCCAGGTAATGGCGTTGCGCCGCAGCTTCCTCTGGCGCGATGCGCAGCCCGGCCTCCAGGGGCAGGTCCACCGGCAGCAAGACCTGACCCTCGAAAAAAACGAAATGCCAGGCCTGGGCGCTGGCGGGCTCGTCGGGCTGAACGGCAGGGATGAAGTGCATGGATGAATGGAAAAAGGCTATCGATGCGGGCGGCTGGCGGCCACTGTATCGGAAGGCCGCGCCTGCAGGCCCTGGGCCAGGTGCTCGACCAGCGCCCGCACACGCTGCGGCATGAAGCGCTGGCTGGGCATCACCGCGTGCAGGGGCAGGCGGTCGCCGATCCAGTCGGGAAACAGGTTCACCAGCAGGCCCTGGGCGAGGCTGGCGCGCACGTCCAGCTCGCTCTTGTAGACCACGCCCAGGCCCGCCAGCGCCCAGCCATGGGCGATCTCGCCATCGTCGGTGCTGCGCCGCCCCTGCACCGGCACCGCCAGCACCGGCCCCTCGTCGCTCTGGCGGAAGCGCCATTGGCGCTCATGGCGGTTGCGGATCTTGAAGGTCAGGCATTCGCAGGCGCTCAGCTCGCTCGGATGCGCCGGCCGGCCATGGCGCTGCAGAAAGGCCGGGCTGGCGACGGCCAGCCGGTTCACCTCGGTGAGCTTGCGCGCCACCAGGCCGGAATCGGCCAGCAGGCCATAGCGGATCGCCACGTCGACCTCGTCCTTGTAGATGTCCAGCAGCGAATCGCCGACGCTGAGGTGCAACGCCACGCCGGGGTGCCTCAGCATGAAGGCATCAAGCAGGGGCAGCAGCTGGCGGCGCGTCAGGTCGCTGGAGGCGCTCATGCGGATGCGGCCGCGCAGGCGCGCGTCGGCGGCCCGGCCCTTGGCCCGGCCGCCTTGCTGCTCCTCGCTCACCAGGGCCACCCCCTCGTCCAGCAGCTCCAGCGCGCGCTGGCCATAGTCGCGCAGCTGCTCGCCCGCGGCGCTCAGGCGCAGCGCACGCGTGCTGCGCTCCACCAGGCGCACGCCCAGGCGCGCCTCCAGCTTCTTGAGCATGGCACTGGCGGCCGCCGGCGTGATCTGCATGACCCGGGAGGCGGCCGTCAGGCTGCCGCCGCGGGCGCATTCCACGAGCAGCCTCAGCTCATCCGTATTTTCAATTTTCATTTGAAACTGATTGTCGATC
This portion of the Paucibacter sediminis genome encodes:
- a CDS encoding MBL fold metallo-hydrolase, translated to MSIVKRVALLLLLALLLGLAWLVWRFQARPSLEPYLPLALPAAAAPQPAGELRVTFLGVSSLLLSDGETALLTDGFFTRPAGREVLLGKIAPDRALIARSLQRAGIAKLDAVIALHSHYDHAMDSPEVAQRTGAMLLGSASTAQIARGWGLAPERMQLLQDGQVLRYGRFEITVLRSRHFPHPLAMGEITEPLRPPVRADAYREGGSYQLLVKHEGRSLLIAGSAGFVPERLRGLQAEVVYLGIGGLGGKDEAYRADYWRETVQLTQAKRVIPIHWDDFTLPLDQPLRPGRLLFDDMEASMAFLQRRAAAEGVELRLALPWQAVDPFAGLRR
- a CDS encoding sigma-54-dependent Fis family transcriptional regulator — protein: METIEMQALPNKHHAPARLRQARRTLLDAGSVAEGLIAPALLNSWQRSRAFGLRPEGRMPGAPHASAAQLTRALEQQRELVAHARPVMEFLVKQTMDTDSMVILADAEGMLLQALGDATFLDRAQRVALRPGASWHEQWRGTNAIGTALADAAPVVVHGAEHYLERNGFLTCTAAPILDPAGRVLGALDISGEQRSVHRHTLALVRTAAGMIEQRLFEHRHGAGLRLRLHAQPEGIGSCAEGLLALSEDGWLCGANAAGLQMLGLDWTAISACRIEQLLQLDIATLADWCRRPSAAARPVRRHDGSPLWLRLEPGRSLVAVTRICAPHASSHAAPQDALARLDSGDPALRSALERARRVMDKPIALLLQGESGVGKELFVRALHASSARAKQPLVALNCAALPEALIEAELFGYRPGAYTGAAREGAPGRIREAAGGTLFLDEIGDMPLALQGRLLRVLQEHEVLPLGGGAPVAVDFRLVCATHRELAEEVAQGRFRADLYYRLNGLALQLPPLRERQDLPALIAAMLAELQPGRALAVQPELLAALRAYRWPGNLRQLHNALRTACALLDEHEQHIDWPHLPNDLARALRQASPDPRADEAPGGLREQARLSVRQTVEACEGNLSEAARRLGISRNTLYRKLREQQTGS
- the adh gene encoding aldehyde dehydrogenase; this translates as MLYANPNTAGAKVEFKPRYDNFIGGKFVPPVKGQYFEVITPITGKPYTQAARSGAEDIELALDAAHAAADAWGRTPAGERANILLKIADRLELNLEKLAYAETVDNGKPMRETLNADIPLTIDHFRYFAGCLRAQEGALSEIDEHTIAYHFHEPLGVVGQIIPWNFPILMAAWKLAPAIGAGNCVVLKPAESTPISIMVMAELIADLLPPGVLNIVNGFGREAGMPLAESKRIAKIAFTGSTATGRVIAQAAAGNLIPATLELGGKSPNIFFEDIADADDAFFDKAIEGLVLFAFNQGEVCTCPSRALIQESIYDKFMARALDRIKAIKQGSPLDTDTMMGAQASAMQMDKIMSYLELGKQEGAECLIGGGRAELGGELAGGYYIQPTLFKGHNQMRIFREEIFGPVLAVTTFKTEAEALQIANDTPYGLGAGVWSRDGSRAYRMGRAIKAGRVWTNCYHAYPAHATFGGYKESGIGRETHKMMLDHYQQTKNLLVSYSPNKLGFF
- a CDS encoding saccharopine dehydrogenase family protein codes for the protein MHYDLIVFGASGFTGRLVADYLNRRYGVGGELSWAMAGRSAAKLAEVRAQIGAPATLPLLVADAADPQALKQLVARARVVITTVGPYQRHGEALVRACAEVGTDYVDLCGEPGWMATMIPQLQGPAERSGARITFSCGFDSIPFDLGVLFLQDEALRRYGEPLTRVGGRVLVLKGGASGGTIASALASYEAMGRDPEQARLMADPFALTAVTPGFRGPAQPDGEQAAFDEQAQAWSGPFVMAVINTKNVHRTNALRGHPWGRDFRYDERLLTGKGRQGERRARLLARSAWLQERLLGFAPTRALLRRFVLPKPGEGPSPEQQRKGRYEIVFHGETADGRRLAARVKGQGDPGYGSTCKLISEAALCLLQDITRGMTPGGVWTPGAAMGMALVRRLQERAELSFAIED
- a CDS encoding DUF1697 domain-containing protein; translation: MSRYIALLRGINVGRAKRIAMAELRALAEGLGHGRVATLLNSGNLVFESARRDALALRQELQQAIAAQLGVDCAVVVITAAELDAALAGNPWPDAVDEPSRFLIAFAEQALTPALPLAQQDWGVDRLAVQDKRAYLCCGSGILESPMLKAFTRAAGTLSTSRNWATLQKLQNLVRA
- a CDS encoding RDD family protein, whose product is MQNQAQQPELEYVGFWLRLWASLIDTAIIAALIYPALQLIYGKAYWSGTSLVQGPADFLLSFVLPAVAVILFWLARQATPGKLAIGARIVDARSGGKPSTGQLLLRYLGYYLAAIPLFMGLIWVGLDPRKQGWHDKLAGTVVVRNKPSVRFEKA
- the blaOXA gene encoding class D beta-lactamase, with protein sequence MQRRQLLTLASLLATALPGRAQTAPEPAEPWQERPELQALFGQHNTVGTLVVFDTATRRWQVVNAARAYERFIPASTFKIPNTLIALDTGEAIDDRHPYAWDGQRRWLDDWNRDQTLTSAFRVSAVWVYQDIARHVGAARMQRYLQAMRYGNARIGPRLDSFWLDGDLRISAVEQVEFLRRLNEGRLPLAARTLELGKRVMLREQAKDGAWRLYAKTGWANDVKPAVGWYVGWLERADGTACSFALNLEMRRDALAPQREAIARAMLRELGLLD
- the nudC gene encoding NAD(+) diphosphatase produces the protein MHFIPAVQPDEPASAQAWHFVFFEGQVLLPVDLPLEAGLRIAPEEAAAQRHYLGRLDGLDCWTLRLAELPADRQPMPLRAAMMALPEPLMAVAGRAAQVLEWDRAHAFCGVCGTPTERLAHERARRCPACAQVAYPRLSPAMMALLWRRPAGRVPELLLARGPQFKPGYFSALAGFVEAGESLEQCLHREVAEEVGVQVKNLRYYGSQSWPFPHSLMVAYTAEWAGGEIVPQPGEIEEAAWFPIDALPGVPPRFSISGHLIEDTVRWLSGLSPTDPAP